One region of Armigeres subalbatus isolate Guangzhou_Male chromosome 3, GZ_Asu_2, whole genome shotgun sequence genomic DNA includes:
- the LOC134221462 gene encoding uncharacterized protein K02A2.6-like, which yields MERMKAIARSYVFWPNIDADIEDYVRRCSRCAAVAKCPTKTTLSSWPIPTQPWSRIHEDYAGPYKGNFFLVIVDALTKWPEIYCTNSMTSSVTINKLLETIARFGLPDVIVTDNGTQFDSNSFAKFCEKNGIEHIKIPPFHPQSNGQAERFVDTLKRALTKMECDAIEEALQTFLFTYRYTPNKYIEDSKSPAEAMLGRKIKMNLDHLKKQQPKSLQVNHQQNYQFNRSHGAKERMFAAGDEVYAEIHIRNKRYWAAGKIIEKKGSVTYNVCSA from the coding sequence ATGGAGCGAATGAAAGCTATAGCACGCAGCTACGTATTTTGGCCAAACATCGATGCGGACATTGAAGATTACGTTCGACGATGCTCCCGTTGTGCAGCAGTAGCCAAGTGTCCCACAAAGACAACACTTTCATCTTGGCCAATTCCTACACAGCCATGGTCTCGTATCCATGAGGACTATGCCGGGCCATACAAGGGCAATTTTTTTCTGGTTATCGTCGACGCTCTCACCAAGTGGCCAGAAATATATTGCACGAACTCCATGACATCATCCGTCACTATAAACAAGCTTCTCGAAACCATAGCAAGGTTTGGATTACCAGATGTTATCGTGACTGACAACGGGACAcagtttgattcaaattccttCGCAAAGTTTTGTGAAAAGAATGGAATAGAACATATTAAAATTCCACCATTTCATCCTCAGTCGAACGGACAAGCCGAGCGGTTCGTCGATACATTGAAAAGGGCGTTAACAAAAATGGAATGTGATGCAATTGAAGAGGCACTTCAAACGTTTCTGTTCACGTACAGATACACTCCAAACAAATATATTGAAGATTCAAAATCACCTGCCGAAGCGATGCttggaagaaaaatcaaaatgaatttggACCATCTAAAAAAACAACAACCCAAGTCGTTACAGGTTAATCACCAGCAAAATTACCAATTTAATAGATCTCATGGAGCCAAAGAAAGGATGTTTGCTGCCGGTGATGAAGTATACGCAGAAATTCATATACGCAATAAACGATACTGGGCAGCTGGAaagataatcgaaaaaaaaggAAGTGTGACGTACAAcgtgtgcagtgcctaa